One Micromonospora sp. WMMD1120 genomic region harbors:
- a CDS encoding asparagine synthase-related protein — protein sequence MCGIALSIGPEADPATFRRMLAALAPRGEVTETRSETGLLAGTRRLRVVDRERAVQPWTSTDERWLLCFNGEIFNYRELRAQLTRLGHVFRTDGDTEVLLAAFERWGEAAVNRLRGEYAFVVGERATGRAYLARDPLGVKPLYWSRRPGCLHLASEVKALVGHGAPIVEVPPGHHGWARAEGPVRLGPYVDLLTIGEGLPVVDDPDEAALLVRAALSDAIRMRVETDLTVGVVLSGGLDSSVILRQVRDIHPDCVAVTVGVADSPDVAYARRLAADLDVPHVVVELRPRDIRLADVREAIRIAELTEYGDIINAVVSVPIFRRLRDLGVKVVLTGDGSDELFGGYPMYHQVGPAAARRLFLHRIRNLCRTELQRVDRTAMGHGVEARVPFLDLSVVELAMRLPLELKLRAGQEKWIVRRAFADVLPDYIVRRRKNPMSYSSGLHERVRLYKPLFARLHRSFGYDLQEPVRRDFDSVLRRCGNDLDRAIVDGSTRPDYTVLEHARDLVGAARWNAAPMVRRLVGPRPARR from the coding sequence ATGTGCGGCATCGCGTTGAGCATCGGCCCCGAGGCCGACCCGGCCACCTTCCGGCGGATGCTCGCCGCCCTCGCCCCACGCGGCGAGGTGACGGAGACCCGTTCCGAGACCGGACTGCTCGCCGGCACCCGCCGGCTGCGGGTCGTCGACCGGGAACGGGCGGTGCAGCCGTGGACGTCGACCGACGAACGCTGGCTGCTCTGCTTCAACGGCGAGATCTTCAACTACCGCGAACTGCGGGCGCAGCTGACCCGCCTGGGGCACGTCTTCCGGACCGACGGCGACACCGAGGTGCTGCTCGCCGCGTTCGAGCGGTGGGGCGAGGCGGCGGTGAACCGGCTGCGCGGCGAGTACGCCTTCGTCGTCGGCGAACGGGCCACCGGCCGGGCCTACCTGGCCCGCGACCCGCTCGGGGTGAAACCGCTGTACTGGTCCCGCCGGCCGGGATGCCTGCACCTCGCCTCCGAGGTCAAGGCGCTGGTCGGGCACGGCGCGCCGATCGTCGAGGTGCCACCGGGGCACCACGGCTGGGCGCGGGCCGAGGGGCCGGTGCGGCTGGGCCCGTACGTCGACCTGCTCACCATCGGCGAAGGTCTGCCGGTCGTCGACGACCCGGACGAGGCCGCGTTGCTGGTCCGTGCCGCGCTCAGCGACGCGATCCGGATGCGGGTGGAGACCGACCTGACCGTCGGGGTGGTGCTCTCCGGCGGTCTGGACAGCTCGGTGATCCTGCGCCAGGTGCGCGACATCCACCCGGACTGCGTCGCGGTGACTGTCGGCGTGGCGGACAGCCCGGACGTGGCGTACGCCCGGCGGCTCGCCGCCGACCTCGACGTGCCGCACGTCGTCGTCGAGCTGCGTCCGCGCGACATCCGGCTCGCCGACGTCCGGGAGGCGATCCGGATCGCCGAGTTGACCGAGTACGGCGACATCATCAACGCCGTCGTCTCGGTGCCGATCTTCCGGCGGCTACGCGACCTGGGCGTCAAGGTGGTGCTCACCGGCGACGGCTCCGACGAGCTGTTCGGCGGGTACCCGATGTACCACCAGGTCGGCCCCGCCGCCGCCCGCCGGCTGTTCCTGCACCGGATCCGCAACCTGTGCCGTACCGAGTTGCAACGGGTCGACCGGACGGCCATGGGACACGGTGTGGAGGCCCGCGTGCCGTTCCTCGACCTCAGCGTGGTGGAGCTGGCGATGCGACTGCCGCTGGAGTTGAAGCTGCGCGCCGGACAGGAGAAGTGGATCGTCCGGCGGGCGTTCGCGGACGTGCTGCCCGACTACATCGTCCGCCGCCGCAAGAACCCGATGTCGTACTCGTCCGGCCTGCACGAGCGGGTCCGGCTGTACAAGCCGCTGTTCGCGCGGCTGCACCGCTCGTTCGGCTACGACCTGCAGGAGCCGGTCCGTCGGGACTTCGACAGCGTGCTCCGCCGCTGCGGCAACGACCTGGACCGGGCCATCGTCGACGGGTCCACCCGACCCGACTACACCGTCCTGGAACACGCCCGTGACCTGGTCGGCGCGGCGAGGTGGAACGCCGCTCCGATGGTCCGCCGACTGGTCGGCCCCCGCCCCGCCCGCCGGTGA